DNA from Deinococcus aquaedulcis:
ACTGCCCACGCCCCGTTCCCCATTCCGGCCGCACGGCCAGGCCCTCACCTTTCAGGTACGCCTTCACCTGCGGCACGGTCAGTTCGCCAAAGTGAAACACGCTGGCGGCCAGGGCGGCGTCGGCGTGGCCGCCCTGGTCCCCGCCGCGCAGCACGTCGCGGAAGTCTTCCAGTTTCCCGGCTCCCCCGGAGGCGATCACCGGCAGGTCCACCGCGCGGGCCACCGCCCGCGTGGCCTCCAGATCAAAGCCGGCGCGGGTGCCGTCGGCATCCATCACGTTCAGGCAGATTTCGCCCGCGCCCAGCGCCTGCCCGCGCACCGCCCACTCGATCAGGTCCAGGCCCGTGTCCACCCGGCCGCCCGCGCGGAACACGTTCCAGCCACCCTCCGGGCGGCGCTTGGCGTCAATACTTAGCATCACGCACTGCGCGCCGTGGTGGTCGCTGGCCTCGCGGATCAGCTCGGGGCGGCTCAGGGCCCCGCTGTTCACGCTGATCTTGTCGGCGCCCGCCAGCAGCAGTTGCCGGAAATCCGGCAGCCCATTGACCCCGCCGCCCACCGTCAGGGGCATCATCACTTGCTCGGCCACCCGGGCGGCCACGTCCAGCATCAGGCTGCGGCCCTCGTGGGTGGCAGTGATGTCGTAGAACACCAGTTCATCGGCCTGCTGCGCCTCGTAGGCCTGGGCCAGCACCAGGGGGTCGCCGGCGTCGCGGTGGTTTTCAAAAAAGCGAACGTTCTTCACCACCCGCCCGTTTTGCACGTCCAGGCAGGGAATGATGCGCTTGGTCAACATGCGCGCCAGTCTACGCGGCCCCGCCCATGCGGGCAGCGGGGCTGTCAAGAGGGGGAAGGGGGTGCCAGGGTGCAGCTCAGGCAGATAAGCGGATCTTTAAGGTCCGCTCACGGGATTTTGTTAAACTGGGGGTCACTGGTGGCACCCCGCCACCGGCCGCCCTCTGTCCTCACCGGGGTTTTTTGCTCCTCTGTTTCCCTCTGCTCTCAGCATCTTCTTTCCTCTGTCTTTTTCTCCCTGCGGTGGGTCCCCGGTCCCGATTGTCCTGTGGCCTGTTCTGGATTCGGTCTCACCTGCACCTGGGGGCACTGTGAACACCCGCCGTATCCTGCTTGTTGACGACAACCACAACGACCTTGAACTGGCCCTGACCGCGCTGGACGACGCTCCTGGTCGCCCAGAGGTGCAAGTGGCCTCCAGCGGCCCCGCTGCCTTGCAACTGCTGCGCGAGGCCCGCGCGGCCGGCTGCCTGCCGGACCTGGTGCTGCTGGACCTGAAGATGCCCCAGATGGACGGTTTGGCCGTGCTGGACGCCATCCGCGCCGAGCCGGGGTTGCAGGGGCTGCCCGTGGTCATGCTGACCACCAGCGGCGAGGGCCGCGATATCCGCGACTGCTACGCGCACGGCGCCAGCGGCTACGTGGTCAAGCCACTGGACTTTGCCCAGTTCCGCGAGGCGCTGCGCACCATTCAGGCCTTCTGGACCTCGCTGAACCGCGTGCCACGCACGCACTAGCCCACTGACGGAAATCTTCAGACTTCGCGCTCCTGGGCCCCGGGGGCGCTTACCCTGGCCGTATGCGTGTGTATATCGGCTGTGGGGGCTTTAGTAACGAAGATTGGGCCGCGCCGGGCCTGCTGTACGAGGGCGTGCGCAAGGACGACTATCTCGCCACCTACGCCGCGCACTTTGACGCTGTAGAGCTGAACAGTTCCTTTTACGGCATTCCGGGTCTGAAGGCCTTTGAGGGCATGGTGCGCAAAAGCGGCGCCCAGACCCGATTTGCGGTGAAGCTGAACAAGGTGTTTACCCACGACCGCGCCCCCACCGACGCCGACTTTGACCGCATGCTGCAAAGCCCCCAGCCGCTGCGCGAGGCGGGCGTGATGGGCCCGTATCTGGCGCAGTTTCCCTATTCGTTTCACCGCACGGCCGAGAACCGCAAGTACCTGCAGGCCCTGGCCGAGCGCTTTACTGGCCACGAACTGGCCGTGGAACTGCGCGGCGCCGACTGGGACCGCCCCGAGGTGCGCGAGGGCATGGCCGAACGCGGCCTGATCTGGGTCAGCCCCGATTACCCGCCGGTAGGCGGCCTGCCCGAACCGCAGCTGCATGCCACGGGCGATGTGGGTTACCTGCGCCTGCACGGGCGCAACGCGGGCAGCTGGTGGGAAGGCCAGAGCGCCGCCGAGCGCCACGACTACCGCTACAGCCGCGCCGAGATGGACGAGTGGGCGCAGAAGATTGCCCTGGTGGCCGAGGACCTTTCCGAGCTGTACATCTTCTTCGAGAACACCACCAAGGGGCACGCCCTGAAAAACATCCCCATGCTGCGCGAGGCCCTGAACGCCCACGGCGTGCCGGTGGCTACGCCGGACCCGGCCGAGCGCTCGGCGGATCAGGGCCGTCTGCTGTAAAGCAGGAGCCCGCAACGCTGCGCGTCCAATCTCGCTGAAGGCTCAGCGGAGAGGTGGGGACTTCTCCACCAGTGGCCCCAGCTGCTTGGCCCGTCCTCAGACAGAGGCGCTGGGCTTCTCCAGCTCTGGGCTTGTCAGGCCAGTGCGGCCCCCAGGCTGTGCTAGCCGCTTGCCCATGCCGCTCACCTCCCCATTCCCCACACCCGTAATGCCCCCGTAACGCTCCGGCGCGAGGCTCGCCGCATGGAGGTCTTTCATGCGGATTCTTGAACGGACACAGGTCACGCAACCGGGCCGGGAGGAACGGTCATGAGCCGCCCGCCCCACGAGCCTCACCCCCACGAGGCCCCCCCGGAGCGCACCTCGCCGCCCCGGGGCACGCTGATGGTGATTGCCGTGCTGCTGCTCAGCATTTCCACCCTGTGGCTGCTGGTGCTGGGCATTTTCCAGGGCCGGGCCTGAGATGCGCCGCACCTCGTCCGTGCCGCGCCTGGACCACCACGCCCTGGAACGCTACGAGCGGATCTGGCTGGGGCTGGCGGTGGTCATGAGCGTGCTGCTGTTCGTGGGCGTGCTCGCCAGCCTGATCAGCGGCACCTACCCGCGCCTCAGTGGTCAGGGCGGCGGCCACAGCATGGCGGTGACCAAGGGCCGCATTGACCCCGCCAATCTCGCCGCCACGCCGTTTGCCAAACCCGGGCTGGTGGTGGACGCCGCTGGGCAGCCGGTGGTGAACGACCAGGGCACGCTGGACGCCTACATCGTGGCCGGGAACTTTACCTTTCAGCCCGCCGTCCTGCGGCTGCCCGCCGGGCGCCCCGTGACCCTGCATGTGACCGCCACCGATGTCGCCCACGGCTTTCAGATCACCGGCACGAACGTGAACGTGGAACTGCTGCCCGGCCACGTCGCCACCCTGACCGTCACGTTCCGTCACCCCGGCGAGCAGCACGTCATCTGCAACGAGTACTGCGGCCTGGGCCACCACAACATGATCACCCGCTTTCTGGTGGAGCCGCCTGCCCCGGCGGCCAAGGAGTAACCCCTGTGACCACCCTTCCTGCGCAACCGGCCCCGGCCCGCGCGCCTGCGGCCCTGGACGCGGCCACCCTGACCAGCCTGAAAAAGCTGACCCAGTACTACATCGTCACCGCCTTTCTGGCGCTCTTTATCGGGGTGCTGCTGGGCCCCTTGCAGGCGCTGAACTACGGCGGCATCAACCTCTACGAGTACCCGCTGCTGAAAAACCTGATCAAGTCCTACTACCAGGGCCTGACCCTGCACGGCGTGCTGAACGCGCTGGTGTTCACCCAGTTCTTTATCAGCGGCTGGATGCTGTACCTGCCTGCGCGGGACCTGCAGGTGCGCCCCAACATGCGCTTTGCGTGGTTCACCTACCTGATGATGACGGCCGGGCTGCTGACGGCCGCCGTGCCGTTGCTGACCAACGACGCCACCGTGCTGTACACCTTTTACCCGCCGCTGGAGGGCAGCCCCGTCTTTTACATTGGCGCGGCCGTGATGGTCGCGGCCAGCCTGCTGGTGGCGGCGCAGGTGGTCTTGTTGTGGCTCGGCTGGAAGCGCGCCAACCCGGGCCGCGTGACCCCGCTGGTGGCCTACATGAGCGTGGCGACGTGGCTGATGTGGGGCGTGGCCTCGCTGGGGCTGGTGGCAGAAGTCGTGTTCATGCTGATTCCCTGGTCGCTGGGCCTCACGCGCGGCGTGGACCCGCTGCTGGCCCGCACGCTGTTCTGGTGGACCGGGCACCCCATCGTGTACTTCTGGCTGCTGCCCGCCTATATCTCGTGGTACGCCTTTCTGCCCCGGCAGGCGGGGGGCCGCATCGCCAGTGAAGGGCTGGCCCGGCTGGCCTTTACCATGTTCCTGATTTTCAGCGTGCCGGTGGGCCTGCACCACCAGTACGCCGACCCCAACGTGCAAAACACCTGGAAGGTCATTCACATGTTCCTGACCTTCCTGGTGGCGGTGCCCAGCCTGCTCACGGCCTTTTCGGTGGGCGCGGCGCTGGAAGACTCGGCGCGGGCGCGCGGCGGGCGCGGGCTCTTTGGCTGGGTCACGCGCCTGCCCTGGGGCAACGCCTCCATGACCGCGCAGGTGCTGGCCATGATCTCGTTCATCTTCGGCGGCGCGGGCGGCATCGTGAACGCCTCCATGGCCTTTTCGCCCGTGGTGCACAACACCGCCTGGATTCCCGGGCACTTTCACATCACGGTGGGCACCGCCACCACCCTCACCTTCATGGGGCTGGTGTTTTGGCTAGTGCCGCACCTGACCGGCAAGCGGCTGGCGTGGCCCCGCGCGGCGCTGGCCTCGGTGTGGCTGTGGTTCGGCGGCATGATGCTCTTTGCGGTGGGCATGCACTGGCAGGGGCTGGCGGGTGTGCCCCGGCGCGCGCAGGTGAGCGCCGCCGCCCAGCAGGCGGTGTACGACGGCATGAACATTGCCCTGCCCAAGCTGATGACGGCCGTGAGCGGCATGGTGCTGTTCGTGGCGGCCATCTTCTTCTTCGGGGTGCTGTTCAAAACCCTGCTCTCGCCCCGGGTGGACGACCCCGAAAGCACCCCCATTCCTTACAGCGAGGCGATCAGTGCGGCCGGCGAGCAGCTGGCGGGCGCCAGCACCCTGGTGCGCCGCACCGAGCCCCTGCTGGCCCTGACGGTGGCCTCGCTGCTGCTGGTGATTCTGGTGTACGCCCCGGTGATTGGCCCCATGCTGGCGAACTACCAGTTCGTGCCCGGCCAGAGGTTGTGGTAAGCGTGAGCGGCGAGTTCTACAGCGGCAAGCAGGTGGCGGGTTTCGTGACCTTTCTGGTGCTGGGCACCGTGCTGGGCCTGGGCGCCTACCAGGCCGGGGGGCGGCTGGCCGGCACCGGGGGCGGGGCCGAGGTCAGCGCGGCGGCTGCGCCCAGCACCCCGAACGGTCAGGCCCTGTACGCAGGCAACTGTGCGGGCTGCCACGGCGCGAAGGCCGAGGGCGGCCTGGGGCCGGGACTGGTTCACACCGCCGCCTGGGCGAGCGCCGAATTCGCCCACGCCGTGCTGGACGGCCAGTCGCCCCAGGGGCGGGAACTGGGCACCGTCATGCCCCGCTTCCGGCAGACCGGCCTGGACGGCGCCCCTGCCACCGACGCCCAGATCGCCGCTATTCAGGCGTACGTGCAGACACTGAAGTAGCGCGGCGGCACTCGCGGCGCCGCCTCGCCCGGCTGTGGGCAGGCGGCGCCGCTGGCGTGCAGGCACGCGGCCCGCTCCGCCAAATGGCCCAGGCATAGAGGGCCGGGATTGACACCCTGGCCCGCCCCCTCTAAGCTGTGTGGGCCTGCAAGACGTGGGCGCGTGGTGGGTTTAGCTCAGCCGGTTAGAGCGCCGCTCTGTGGAAGCGGAGGTCGTGGGTTCAAATCCCATAATCCACCCCAGACACCCGGCCCCAGGCGCATGCCCGGGGCCGAGTCTTTTCAGCAGGCAGTCAACACAACGTGCGGGGATGGCGGAATTGGTAGACGCACCAGACTTAGGATCTGGTTCCCGTAGGGAGTGAGGGTTCAAGTCCCTTTCCTCGCACCACAGCGCGAACAAGCACCGGGTGGCCTGGTGCTTGTTCGCTGTTTGGGCGGGTTGGGGGCAGGGGCGCTTCCCGGCACCCGGCCGGCCGCTCGCCTCAAGTGTCCCGCCAAGTGTCCTGCCGTGTCCGTACGGTGGACCCATGACCACCACCTCACTGCTCCAGCCCACACGCCGTTCACCGCGCCGCGCCGCCGTGGCCCGTCTGCTGGCGGGCGCCGCACTGGGAGCAGCGGTCGCCATGGGTCCAGCGGCCTCGGCCCAGAGCGGGGCCAGCTGGCCGCCAGTCACCGCCGAGGGCCAGACCTGGATCTTCTCGGCGGCCGGGGAGACCTGGACCGCAACCGCCGGCAAGCTCGACAGCGACGGTGACCGCGAACTGCAGGTGGGCACGCCGCGCGGCACTCAGAAAGGCTGGCTGGTGCTGTCAACCGACAAGACGCTCTGGTCCTTGCTGACGCTTCAGCCCGGCGGTGGCTACTGGGCGTGTCGTCTGGAACGGGGTGCGGGGCCCGTGTACAGCGGCAAACTGTCGTTCTTCGCCAAGACCGATGGCCCTGGCGAGGCGCGCGGCACCTGCACCGGGCAGCTGCAGGGCCGGGCGGCCCCCCCCAACACCAGCGCGCCAAGCTGGCCCTACCGGCTGGCAGCGGGGCAGACCTGGAGTGTCAAGATGCCCAGCGGCACAGTGACGGCGACCCTGGAGGGCCAGCCGGGAAACCTCTCGGGCATCATCTCGCGCACGCCGCCTGCCGTGCTGGGCGCAGTGGCCGACACCACGAATTTGACCTTCATGGTGGTGTCGCAAACGGCCGAGCAGCTGTGCGTCATTGAGCGCGCAGGGGCCAGCGGGGCCGTGCTCACTGGCACCGCCTACGACATGAAAAGCGAGCGTTCGCTGGG
Protein-coding regions in this window:
- the hisF gene encoding imidazole glycerol phosphate synthase subunit HisF; amino-acid sequence: MLTKRIIPCLDVQNGRVVKNVRFFENHRDAGDPLVLAQAYEAQQADELVFYDITATHEGRSLMLDVAARVAEQVMMPLTVGGGVNGLPDFRQLLLAGADKISVNSGALSRPELIREASDHHGAQCVMLSIDAKRRPEGGWNVFRAGGRVDTGLDLIEWAVRGQALGAGEICLNVMDADGTRAGFDLEATRAVARAVDLPVIASGGAGKLEDFRDVLRGGDQGGHADAALAASVFHFGELTVPQVKAYLKGEGLAVRPEWGTGRGQW
- a CDS encoding response regulator, translated to MNTRRILLVDDNHNDLELALTALDDAPGRPEVQVASSGPAALQLLREARAAGCLPDLVLLDLKMPQMDGLAVLDAIRAEPGLQGLPVVMLTTSGEGRDIRDCYAHGASGYVVKPLDFAQFREALRTIQAFWTSLNRVPRTH
- a CDS encoding DUF72 domain-containing protein, with protein sequence MRVYIGCGGFSNEDWAAPGLLYEGVRKDDYLATYAAHFDAVELNSSFYGIPGLKAFEGMVRKSGAQTRFAVKLNKVFTHDRAPTDADFDRMLQSPQPLREAGVMGPYLAQFPYSFHRTAENRKYLQALAERFTGHELAVELRGADWDRPEVREGMAERGLIWVSPDYPPVGGLPEPQLHATGDVGYLRLHGRNAGSWWEGQSAAERHDYRYSRAEMDEWAQKIALVAEDLSELYIFFENTTKGHALKNIPMLREALNAHGVPVATPDPAERSADQGRLL
- a CDS encoding cytochrome c oxidase subunit 2A — its product is MSRPPHEPHPHEAPPERTSPPRGTLMVIAVLLLSISTLWLLVLGIFQGRA
- a CDS encoding cupredoxin domain-containing protein; this encodes MRRTSSVPRLDHHALERYERIWLGLAVVMSVLLFVGVLASLISGTYPRLSGQGGGHSMAVTKGRIDPANLAATPFAKPGLVVDAAGQPVVNDQGTLDAYIVAGNFTFQPAVLRLPAGRPVTLHVTATDVAHGFQITGTNVNVELLPGHVATLTVTFRHPGEQHVICNEYCGLGHHNMITRFLVEPPAPAAKE
- a CDS encoding b(o/a)3-type cytochrome-c oxidase subunit 1, with amino-acid sequence MTTLPAQPAPARAPAALDAATLTSLKKLTQYYIVTAFLALFIGVLLGPLQALNYGGINLYEYPLLKNLIKSYYQGLTLHGVLNALVFTQFFISGWMLYLPARDLQVRPNMRFAWFTYLMMTAGLLTAAVPLLTNDATVLYTFYPPLEGSPVFYIGAAVMVAASLLVAAQVVLLWLGWKRANPGRVTPLVAYMSVATWLMWGVASLGLVAEVVFMLIPWSLGLTRGVDPLLARTLFWWTGHPIVYFWLLPAYISWYAFLPRQAGGRIASEGLARLAFTMFLIFSVPVGLHHQYADPNVQNTWKVIHMFLTFLVAVPSLLTAFSVGAALEDSARARGGRGLFGWVTRLPWGNASMTAQVLAMISFIFGGAGGIVNASMAFSPVVHNTAWIPGHFHITVGTATTLTFMGLVFWLVPHLTGKRLAWPRAALASVWLWFGGMMLFAVGMHWQGLAGVPRRAQVSAAAQQAVYDGMNIALPKLMTAVSGMVLFVAAIFFFGVLFKTLLSPRVDDPESTPIPYSEAISAAGEQLAGASTLVRRTEPLLALTVASLLLVILVYAPVIGPMLANYQFVPGQRLW
- a CDS encoding c-type cytochrome, producing MSGEFYSGKQVAGFVTFLVLGTVLGLGAYQAGGRLAGTGGGAEVSAAAAPSTPNGQALYAGNCAGCHGAKAEGGLGPGLVHTAAWASAEFAHAVLDGQSPQGRELGTVMPRFRQTGLDGAPATDAQIAAIQAYVQTLK